TGGAGCATCGCCCGGACGCCATCCCTGCTGGCCCGCAGGCAGTGTCCAGCCGGCAAGCGCGTTGCTGTCACCTTCCGACCAGCTGATGTTTACCAGTATTTCGCTCACTTGCCATAGGCTATTGACACACGTGATCGTTAGCCTGACAACCGCGCCAAACAGGGCAGCCGGATGATATTTTTTGTCCGGTGCGACCTCCCCGTAAAGGTAAGCGCTGACCATCACCATTCCCTGTCCATTATCAGCAGCATAATAGTTGGAAGTAACAAGATTCAGATGCTGTTCCGACGCCAAATCTTCCCGAAACGCCAGAATGAGCGCTTCAGCTCCCTTATGCATGCCTTTATGACTGCTTCTGAGCAGGGCTGAAGCGGAAAGTGAAACTGAGAAAGAGGTCCAGTCGCCGGTTTCCCAGCTGCTGCGAAACTGTTCAAGGAAGCTCAGTGCATCAGCACGGCTTATTGTCTGGGTCATGGATTGTCTCCGGTGTCAATATTGGGCGGAAAAATGGGGCAGAACATACTCAGCCATCTCCGGCAGAATTTCGCTGGCGGGCCTGCGGGCAGGCTTGGGTTTCAGGGCAACGTGCGCAACGCCCTGCGCCTTTTGCCTTTTATTTCAGCCAGCGGTTTTTCAGGGCATTTCTTCCAAAACGAGTTCCGTTGCATCCCTGCTGAAGTGGAAGATCGACGCTAAACATTAACGCTTTCTGATTTCAGTAATGTAAGTAACGGCGACGTGGTCGGCGAAGTTGGGCACGTCCTCATAGGCTTCGATACCTGTCGGGGAGCTGAACGCAGCGATTGCGTCTTCGAGCGAGTCAAACCATAACTCTGAAAATCCATCGACGGGTGAGTCAGGATATTTTTCGCGATCCACAGGATTCAGAACATAGCCGCGTAGCCCCGGCAGCCGCAGGGCAATTTCGGTATGAACCTCATCCCAGTGCTTTACGAACTCTTCAAAGCTTTGTCCTTTTTTACGGGTGATAAAGCCGACGTGCTTAAAACCTTTAGTGGGTGTCATAACGCTCTCCTGAGAGATTAATGTGTGGATTTAACTGAAAAAGATAACGGAAGTGCTGCTCTGCCAGCGCCTGCGTTTGGTTGACGGAGGCGCAGGTCTCCACGCCGTCAAGCATCAGGCAGAATCTTCACCGTAAAATGGGTAATCGATATAACCGTCAGCGCCACCGCCGTAGTAGGCGTTTTTCGTTGCCATCGACAACGGCCAGCCGTTTCTGACGCGTTCGACAAAATCAGGATTAGCAATGAATGGGCTGCCGAAGGCTGCGAGGTCCGTCAGGTTGTCAGCAATCAATGTTTCAGCCTGAACCGCGGTTAGCCCTCCCGCCAGGATCAGCGTGCCGCGCCAGACCTGGCGAAACTCGCGCAGCAGTCCATTGAACATCACCGGCCCCTGCGCCATTAGGTGAACAAAAGCTATCCTGCGGCGATTGAGCTGCCGCCCGATATACAGGTAGGTTTCTGACGTTTCCGCATAAGGCGGCATGTCCTGCAGCTGATTGCAGGGTGACAGACGCACGCCGGTGCGTCCGGCGCCAATTTCCTCAACTACCGCATCGGTAATCTGCATCAGCAGGCGGGCACGATCTTCTGGCGTGGCGCCGCCATAGCGATCTGTGCGGGTATTGAGAACCGGATTGATAAACTGCTCAATCAGATAGCCGTTGGCTGCATGAATCTCTACGCCATCAAATCCGGCGGCAATGGCGTTCGCAGCCGCCAGGCGAAAGTCGTTAACGACCCGGGCGATTTCATCAGTAGCCAGCGCGCGTGGCGGGCTGGCGGCGACGGTACCGGGCTGCCCCTTTTCATCCCAGGCAAACGCGCTTCCCCCTTGAACGGCGACTGCACTGACT
The sequence above is drawn from the Pantoea nemavictus genome and encodes:
- a CDS encoding EthD family reductase, with the translated sequence MTPTKGFKHVGFITRKKGQSFEEFVKHWDEVHTEIALRLPGLRGYVLNPVDREKYPDSPVDGFSELWFDSLEDAIAAFSSPTGIEAYEDVPNFADHVAVTYITEIRKR
- a CDS encoding alkene reductase, which codes for MKQLFTGHQAGSTPLNNRFVMAPMTRSRAKDEHADDLTRQYYAQRATAGMIVSEGLPVSREGTGYLFTPGIYLDSHVAAWRPVTQAVHERGGKIFAQLWHVGRVSHTTLQPEGRAPVSAVAVQGGSAFAWDEKGQPGTVAASPPRALATDEIARVVNDFRLAAANAIAAGFDGVEIHAANGYLIEQFINPVLNTRTDRYGGATPEDRARLLMQITDAVVEEIGAGRTGVRLSPCNQLQDMPPYAETSETYLYIGRQLNRRRIAFVHLMAQGPVMFNGLLREFRQVWRGTLILAGGLTAVQAETLIADNLTDLAAFGSPFIANPDFVERVRNGWPLSMATKNAYYGGGADGYIDYPFYGEDSA